Proteins from a genomic interval of Trichoderma breve strain T069 chromosome 2, whole genome shotgun sequence:
- a CDS encoding ATP synthase subunit C domain-containing protein: MASRVFASRLASQMATKAARPAMRAPLAAAKRTITTGSPMQAMKRQTIQAAGRNAFQAQRRAYSSEIAQAMVEVSKNLGMGSSAIGLTGAGVGIGVVFAALINGVARNPALRGQLFSYAILGFAFVEAIALFDLMIALMAKPKLPLERLEKLRPVDGAINIRGRRWTVRHLEFDGLSNAIGVPTCT, translated from the exons ATGGCCTCCCGTGTCTTCGCCTCCCGCCTGGCCTCCCAGATGGCCACCAAGGCTGCTCGCCCTGCCATGCGTGCTCCTCTCGCCGCTGCCAAGCGCACCATCACCACTG GCAGCCCCATGCAGGCCATGAAGCGCCAGACCATCCAGGCTGCTGGCCGCAACGCCTTCCAGGCTCAGCGCCGCGCCTACTCTTCCGAGATCGCCCAGGCCATGGTTGAGGTCTCCAAGAACTTGGGTATGGGTTCTTCTGCCATCGGTCTGACCGGTGCTGGTGTTGGTATCGGTGTCGTTTTCGCTGCCCTCATCAACGGTGTTGCCCGCAACCCCGCTCTCCGTGGCCAGCTCTTCTCCTACGCCATTCTGGGTTTCGCTTTCGTTGAGGCTATCGCTCTTTTCGACCTCATGATTGCCCTGATGGCCAA ACCTAAATTGCCTCTCGAGAGATTGGAAAAGCTCCGGCCAGTGGATGGAGCAATTAATATAAGGGGACGACGTTGGACCGTCCGCCACTTGGAGTTTGATGGTTTGTCAAATGCAATTGGGGTGCCAACGTGCACATAA
- a CDS encoding MOZ/SAS family domain-containing protein: MPQKRKRPDEPDPASDQQPDPQSSTRRATRQTPVLPPPVPASALVPPTPAPPVATTHKMTAPVPAVTAVPLPPILVADPLKRGARNGPRPPGAQASPLPPPPAVAVQPLPPLPNISTAASRSAIPSSLPPGSRVAAAAPIPPKRTAAMAEMSNSAPSKDRRRPSDLVAPEITYHVPQANQHGRQSSLVRPHGPSAPPPRLDKMGPAPMVITPVLPPKPPTLPVSDRPPPRTDRNIDKVVLGNLCFRTWYPSYYGKEVLGATSERLYVCPSCFKYAKELVAWWGHVKLCQQRAHVPGNKIYVHPKGRRTVYVAQDGSRGPGQKKRRGEGNIRYVEEVVQDEGEWSLWEVDGEQDVLFCQNLSLFAKLFLDNKSVFFDVTGFNYFLLVYTPPSVATPSSIPTPPMTPQITGFFSKEKMSWDNNNLACILIFPPWQRKGLGALLMGASYEISRREGIMGGPEKPISDLGKKGYQRFWAGEIARWLLSLDVTQTDQEKGQETLVDVEDCSQATWITPEDCLGVLRDMGVVEDAGVGPGKPEPVEDQQVHLSEEDKKKKQAAAAADEDAAKQNIKGTSAEAEDEKLKPKPTVKQVPRVRIDKEAVRRYVAAHRLLLEKTCDSDGFIEGYAMKTAEKAASESAESRDEASARG, translated from the exons ATGCCGCAAAAGCGCAAGCGACCAGACGAGCCCGATCCTGCGTCTGACCAGCAGCCTGATCCGCAATCCTCCACGCGCCGTGCGACGCGTCAGACTCCTGTGCTGCCTCCTCCGGTTCCCGCCTCAGCGCTTGTGCCGCCGACTCCTGCACCTCCAGTAGCCACGACGCACAAAATGACCGCTCCTGTGCCCGCCGTCACCGCCGTTCCTCTGCCTCCGATCCTCGTGGCCGATCCGCTGAAGCGAGGCGCGCGCAATGGCCCTCGCCCTCCTGGCGCGCAGGCCTCTCcgctccctcctcctccagctgttGCCGTTCAGCCTCTCCCGCCTCTCCCAAACATCTCGACAGCTGCCTCCCGCAGCGCGATACCCTCGTCGCTCCCGCCCGGCTCCAGAGTTGCGGCGGCTGCCCCAATTCCTCCCAAGCGGACagctgccatggccgagATGAGCAATAGTGCCCCTTCCAAGGACCGTAGGCGCCCCTCAGATCTGGTTGCGCCCGAGATCACGTACCACGTTCCTCAGGCGAATCAGCATGGCCGACAGTCTTCATTGGTGAGGCCTCACGGGCCCTCGGCGCCGCCTCCAAGACTAGATAAGATGGGGCCGGCACCAATGGTAATCACACCAGTGCTACCTCCTAAGCCGCCGACACTGCCCGTGTCTGATCGGCCGCCTCCGAGGACAGATCGTAATATCGACAAGGTTGTTTTGGGGAACCTATGTTTCCGTACGTGGTATCCGAGCTATTACGGTAAAGAAGTTCTAGGAGCTACATCAG AAAGGCTGTATGTCTGTCCTAGCTGCTTCAAGTATGCCAAAGAGCTCGTGGCTTGGTGGGGTCACGTCAAACTGTGCCAGCAGCGAGCTCATGTCCCTGGGAACAAGATATATGTACATCCCAAGGGCAGGCGGACCGTGTACGTTGCGCAGGATGGCAGCCGAGGTCCAGGACAGAAAAAGcggcgaggagaaggaaacaTACGATACGTTGAGGAAGTCGTTCAGGATGAGGGAGAATGGAGCCTCTGGGAGGTGGACGGAGAGCAGGATGTG CTCTTCTGCCAGAACCTGTCCCTCTTTGCGAAGCTCTTCCTGGATAACAAGTCCGTCTTTTTTGACGTGACAGGGTTCAACTACTTCTTATTGGTATACACACCACCAAGCGTGGCAACGCCATCTAGTATACCTACTCCCCCTATGACGCCGCAAATCAcaggcttcttctcaaaagagaagatgTCCTGGGACAACAATAACCTGGCATGTATCCTCATATTCCCTCCGTGGCAACGCAAGGGACTCGGCGCCCTCTTAATGGGCGCCTCCTACGAAATCTCGCGAAGGGAAGGCATCATGGGCGGTCCTGAGAAGCCTATATCTGATTTGGGCAAGAAGGGATATCAGCGGTTCTGGGCCGGAGAGATTGCCCGCTGGCTGCTTAGCCTGGACGTTACGCAGACGGATCAGGAAAAGGGCCAAGAGACGCTTGTTGACGTGGAGGACTGCAGTCAAGCGACGTGGATTACACCGGAAGACTGCTTGGGTGTGTTGAGAGACATGGGTGTCgtggaggatgctggcgtGGGGCCTGGAAAGCCGGAGCCTGTAGAGGACCAGCAAGTTCACCTatctgaagaagacaagaagaagaaacaagcagcagccgccgccgatgaagatgcggcGAAACAGAACATCAAAGGAACATCGGCCGAGgcggaagatgagaagctAAAGCCCAAGCCGACTGTCAAGCAAGTCCCGCGAGTCCGGATCGACAAGGAGGCGGTGCGGCGATACGTGGCTGCTCATCGGCTGCTTTTGGAGAAGACGTGTGATTCGGATGGCTTCATAGAGGGATATGCAATGAAGACGGCGGAGAAGGCAGCCAGCGAAAGTGCTGAATCTAGAGACGAGGCTTCGGCAAGAGGATAG